From the genome of Bacteroidota bacterium, one region includes:
- a CDS encoding sodium:solute symporter family protein, which translates to MGTLSTSNIFLLISYAVVCIAIGIWSTFKQKDNDFLIAGRKLTTFGFVASVVAGYIGGNSLVAYTAFVYQYGLSAISLFVGTSIGFLLFIYYALRIRRIGKEKKFLTLSDWFYEKFDKRSGFVSSIMILLVYFGFLMNQFIAGSSILSSISGWSYEFALFISGAVIVIYLSLGGFNSVIRTDIFQYLVLLVLLIMVGFVMFGEKRSHVVDLFDSSHLQISKIAAFMIYGISYVFFSAEYWQKTYAAKDDIVIKKGLRGSAILIVISGLALSLIGLYAWAYIPGLEAKDAAASGLSALLPQSLTGLGLMLVFAAIMSSADTMVFVLSTSVAKDYVARFKTQKTDEHQLKKITRIFIVIFSILSVGGAFFFRDIISLILTVTGIGFSLIPSVIASFHWKIHNVAAFASLLSGFVYILILIITGNLMSEAAVASAIVSALVLLVFQLFLRKKTKL; encoded by the coding sequence ATGGGTACACTTAGCACTAGCAATATTTTCCTACTAATATCATATGCAGTAGTGTGCATAGCAATTGGAATTTGGAGTACTTTTAAGCAAAAAGACAACGATTTCCTTATTGCCGGAAGAAAACTGACAACATTTGGATTTGTGGCTTCGGTGGTTGCCGGATACATTGGTGGGAATTCTCTGGTAGCATACACTGCTTTTGTATATCAATATGGTTTATCGGCAATTTCATTATTTGTTGGGACATCCATCGGATTTTTGCTATTTATCTATTACGCATTAAGAATCAGAAGAATAGGAAAAGAAAAAAAGTTCCTTACACTTTCAGATTGGTTTTACGAAAAATTCGACAAACGCTCTGGTTTTGTTTCCTCTATAATGATATTGTTGGTTTACTTTGGATTTTTGATGAACCAATTTATTGCCGGAAGTTCAATACTTTCAAGCATAAGTGGTTGGTCATATGAATTTGCACTCTTTATTTCTGGCGCTGTGATAGTTATTTATTTGAGCCTTGGAGGATTTAATAGCGTAATCAGAACCGATATTTTTCAATATCTTGTTTTGCTTGTTTTATTAATCATGGTAGGATTTGTAATGTTCGGCGAAAAACGCTCGCATGTTGTAGATTTGTTCGATAGTTCCCACCTGCAAATTTCAAAAATTGCAGCATTTATGATTTATGGAATTTCATATGTATTTTTTTCGGCAGAATACTGGCAAAAAACTTATGCTGCAAAAGACGATATAGTAATAAAAAAAGGCTTGAGAGGTTCGGCAATTTTGATAGTAATTTCCGGATTAGCACTTTCCTTAATAGGTCTTTATGCCTGGGCATATATTCCCGGATTGGAAGCGAAAGATGCGGCAGCATCGGGACTATCGGCGCTTTTGCCTCAATCGTTAACCGGACTTGGTTTGATGTTGGTTTTTGCTGCAATAATGAGCTCAGCCGATACAATGGTTTTTGTTCTTTCAACAAGTGTAGCAAAAGATTATGTCGCCAGATTTAAAACGCAAAAAACCGATGAACATCAGTTAAAAAAAATAACACGTATTTTTATTGTCATTTTTTCAATATTAAGTGTCGGCGGAGCTTTCTTTTTTAGAGACATTATTAGCTTAATCTTAACTGTTACCGGAATTGGATTTTCATTAATTCCATCGGTGATAGCATCGTTTCATTGGAAAATTCATAATGTGGCTGCATTTGCAAGTCTTCTAAGTGGATTTGTTTATATTTTGATTTTAATCATTACAGGAAATTTAATGTCGGAAGCAGCAGTGGCATCAGCCATTGTGTCTGCCTTAGTTTTATTAGTATTTCAATTATTCTTAAGAAAAAAAACAAAGCTTTGA
- a CDS encoding C1 family peptidase produces MKKTFYLTISFLFVFSVLFSQNGNISNNELQKIKNTFKKDANTIAITNALTSNDISKLVLNRDNVGKTDHFFKYKVDVKGITNQKSSGRCWMFTGLNVLRPKLMKKYNLETFEFSTNYLYFYDQLEKANLFLETVIATGQKPMTDKKVEWLFKSPINDGGVWNSLTNLVEKYGLIPKQAMSETYSSENTRMMVKLIKRKLREDGLELRALAEKKANAKTIHARKIEMLAEIYRMLALNLGEPPSEFSWRYTDIDRKISELKKYTPQSFFKETLPNVDFNNYVMLMNDPSKEYYKLYEIELDRNVLEGKNWLFLNLPSNEIKTFAKNSIKNNEAMYASCDVGKQLNRVEGLLLTDNYDYESLYGIEFEMNKKERIISFESGSTHGMALVAVDVDENDNPTKWQFENSWGENAGHLGYLTFSDKWFDEYMFRIVVLKKFIDEKTLKLLDQKPILLPPWDPMFSSDE; encoded by the coding sequence ATGAAAAAAACATTTTATTTAACAATTTCATTTCTGTTTGTTTTTTCTGTTTTGTTTTCACAAAATGGGAATATCTCTAACAATGAGCTTCAGAAAATAAAAAACACCTTCAAGAAAGATGCAAACACAATTGCAATAACTAATGCTTTGACCTCGAACGATATTAGTAAACTCGTTTTAAATCGTGATAATGTCGGAAAAACCGACCATTTTTTCAAATATAAAGTCGATGTAAAAGGCATAACCAACCAAAAAAGCTCCGGTAGATGCTGGATGTTTACAGGTCTGAATGTGCTTCGTCCGAAATTGATGAAAAAATACAATCTCGAAACTTTTGAGTTTTCCACCAACTACCTGTATTTCTACGACCAGTTGGAAAAAGCGAACCTTTTCCTCGAAACTGTGATTGCCACCGGACAAAAACCAATGACCGACAAAAAAGTCGAATGGCTTTTTAAAAGCCCAATTAATGACGGAGGAGTATGGAATTCATTAACAAATCTTGTTGAAAAATATGGTCTGATTCCGAAACAAGCAATGTCTGAAACATACAGCAGCGAAAATACAAGAATGATGGTGAAGCTGATTAAAAGAAAACTTAGAGAAGATGGTCTGGAGCTTCGGGCTTTAGCAGAAAAAAAAGCAAATGCTAAGACAATTCATGCTAGAAAAATTGAAATGCTCGCAGAAATTTACAGAATGCTCGCACTAAATCTTGGAGAACCACCAAGCGAGTTTTCGTGGCGATATACTGATATAGATAGGAAAATCAGCGAGTTGAAAAAATATACTCCACAAAGTTTTTTCAAAGAAACTTTGCCAAATGTAGATTTCAACAATTATGTAATGTTGATGAATGATCCAAGCAAAGAATATTATAAACTCTACGAAATTGAGCTCGACAGAAATGTTTTGGAAGGAAAAAACTGGCTATTTTTAAATTTACCATCAAATGAAATAAAAACATTTGCAAAAAATTCGATTAAAAACAACGAAGCCATGTATGCTTCCTGCGATGTAGGGAAACAATTGAACCGTGTGGAAGGCTTGTTACTTACCGATAATTACGATTATGAATCGCTTTACGGAATTGAATTTGAAATGAACAAAAAAGAGAGAATCATCTCCTTCGAAAGTGGTTCTACTCATGGAATGGCTTTGGTAGCAGTTGATGTAGATGAAAACGACAATCCAACAAAATGGCAATTTGAGAATAGTTGGGGAGAAAATGCAGGGCACTTAGGCTACCTCACTTTTTCCGACAAATGGTTCGATGAATATATGTTTCGAATTGTAGTTCTGAAAAAATTCATTGACGAGAAAACTCTAAAACTATTAGATCAAAAACCAATTTTACTCCCACCATGGGATCCTATGTTTTCTTCCGATGAGTAA
- a CDS encoding sodium:solute symporter has protein sequence MTATILFSIIISYFAVLLIISFFTGKGANNESFFLGNKKSPWFVVAFGMIGTSLSGVTFISVPGWVQSSQFTYMQMVFGYFFGYLVIANVLMPLYYKLNLTSIYTYLEQRFGFWSYKVGASFFLLSRTFGAAARLYLVALVLQLIVFEEWDIPFWLTVFITILLIWLYTFRSGIKTIIWTDSLQTFFMLLAVGISIYLISEKMQFNFSELFLSISDSDFSQIFVFDNWRAKNFFPKHFLGGAFIAIAMTGLDQDMMQKNLSCKNIGDAKKNMYWFSIILIFVNLVFLALGALLFIYSQEFSIELPIRSDEIFPFIATKLNLSPILSIFFTIGLVAAAYSSADSALTALTTSFTVDILGTQKASEEKLKKTRIKVHVFFSIVLAIVILILNLINNRSVIDIIFIVAGYTYGPLLGIYAFGLLTKFQVKDKFVPLISILSPAICFVLSENSEYIFFGYKFGFELLILNGFFTFVGLLIIKKK, from the coding sequence ATGACCGCAACCATACTTTTTTCAATAATAATATCATATTTCGCTGTTCTGTTAATCATTTCATTTTTTACAGGAAAAGGGGCAAACAACGAATCATTTTTTCTTGGCAACAAAAAATCGCCATGGTTTGTTGTGGCATTCGGAATGATTGGGACTTCGCTTTCGGGCGTAACTTTTATTTCAGTTCCCGGCTGGGTACAGTCAAGCCAATTTACTTATATGCAAATGGTTTTTGGATATTTTTTCGGATACCTTGTGATTGCTAATGTTCTGATGCCATTGTATTATAAACTAAATCTCACTTCAATTTACACATATTTGGAGCAAAGATTTGGATTTTGGTCATACAAAGTTGGAGCGTCATTTTTTTTACTTTCGAGAACATTCGGAGCTGCTGCTCGACTTTATCTTGTTGCATTAGTTTTACAACTAATTGTTTTCGAAGAATGGGACATCCCTTTCTGGCTTACAGTGTTTATAACGATTCTTCTGATTTGGCTTTATACTTTTCGTAGCGGAATAAAAACTATAATTTGGACAGATAGTTTGCAGACATTTTTCATGCTACTGGCAGTTGGAATAAGTATATATTTGATTTCGGAAAAAATGCAGTTTAATTTCAGTGAACTTTTTTTAAGCATTTCTGATAGCGATTTTTCCCAAATTTTTGTTTTCGACAATTGGAGAGCAAAAAACTTTTTTCCGAAACATTTTCTTGGAGGAGCATTTATTGCCATTGCCATGACAGGTTTAGACCAGGACATGATGCAAAAAAACCTAAGCTGCAAAAACATTGGTGATGCAAAGAAAAACATGTACTGGTTTAGCATAATTTTGATTTTTGTAAACCTCGTTTTTTTGGCGCTCGGAGCATTACTTTTTATTTATTCACAAGAGTTCTCAATAGAATTGCCAATTCGGTCGGACGAAATATTTCCATTTATTGCAACGAAACTGAATTTAAGCCCAATCTTGAGTATTTTTTTTACAATAGGTTTAGTTGCCGCAGCATATTCGAGTGCAGATTCGGCTCTTACTGCACTTACAACCTCCTTTACAGTTGATATTTTGGGGACACAAAAAGCATCAGAAGAAAAATTAAAAAAAACTCGAATAAAAGTTCATGTATTTTTTTCAATAGTATTAGCAATTGTAATTTTAATATTAAATTTAATTAACAATAGGAGTGTAATTGATATAATATTTATAGTTGCCGGCTATACCTATGGCCCATTGCTTGGAATCTATGCTTTTGGTTTACTCACTAAATTTCAAGTGAAAGACAAATTTGTCCCTTTGATTTCAATCTTATCTCCAGCAATTTGTTTTGTTTTGAGTGAAAATTCAGAATATATATTCTTTGGTTATAAATTTGGATTTGAATTGTTAATTCTAAATGGTTTTTTTACATTTGTAGGTTTGCTAATTATTAAAAAGAAATGA